The genomic DNA CTGCAAGAGGAATAAAGTTAAGATTAACGTGGATAAAATGCGTGCATATTGATCAATCTTTTGACGAAATGTATAAAAGAGGTGTAAAATTTAGGTAGCAATAAAAGAAGTATAAAAATGATGAAGGGGAAGAGGAGGGTAGCTAAATTGTAGTGTGATAAATTTGCATCCGAGTCAAGATGTTTTCAAAGTTATCAGTGGATCTCTCGAGGGGATGGGAATGCATCCCTTCATAAGTAGTAACCACAACTCCGTCGTCTCTGGATAGCCTCTGAACTTGCTTCTTCACATTGCACCCTTGATTTGTACACCGATAATAGCTCCTGCAAATATGATAATTAAACAATGAAGAGATTATTAATTAGTCTCTTATCATTATCATATATATTTGATTAACTTAGAAATCTCTACCATACATGACTTAAATGAACTGGAAGCATTTTGAGATTAAAATGACAATAGACAAAAGGAGGACATGATATATTTGCATATAACATAGATTGGAAAATGGTAAGTTTCTTTTATTCATTTTACAAGGTATAGTGTCTAGTTTTTGTACAGCGATAAACAGTTAAACACAAAGTTCCTTTGACCAACTCGCACTGGTTAGCTAAATACGATGCATCTGCTCATCACTTTAAGTGCTTAATTAATTGCTAGCTTGCCTGTTTTCTGTAATTTACGCAAGTATGAAAATTACTAAcgttatatttttaaaattaagtGCGCTTGTTAATTACTCTAACTGGTATATACAGACTTGTAagagttttctttattttttatataattacaCACGATCAAACTCAAACTTTTGATTGGATTGAAATAGGAGGTGAAAATTTTCCTTTAATTTACATTTTCAGTCAAATGTCAATCGGTTAGTTGATCTACATAATTAAGTTATATACTGCATGTGTATAATTTCTGGAGGTACGATTTACACGTATCTTCATATATTGTATTCTTAATTACCTATATTGTATTGTTACCTATATGATGGAAGTTATTATCCAACTACCAATTTCCTTTAGCAAAACTGTTATAACTTTGGCATATTTATTTTCTTTTGATTCACATTAATCAAATATGTTGGAATTATTTATCCTTTGCTTGTGCTAACTTAATTGAGTTGATtatctttttatatatttctcAAATGTGCACTACACGTTAACGTATATAGGAGGACAATACCTCACAAAAAAAATTACTATGAGCATCATAAATACACTCTTTATTCAAAACTTTTTACTTAAAATAATTCATGAACATCTTCAATTAACTAAAAATTCGAGTAGGGAGAATTAAATTATTGTTACAACAAACTCTTTAAACTCACTCTTAATTTAAGAGTCTCATCTTTATTGTCAATTTTAAGAGCCAAAATTCAGGCTTAACTATTATTttcttatatattattaataacACTATCTTTTTTCCACTTACTTCTATTTTTTTGTGAATTCagaatatttttaataaataaaaataaattaaggAGTCAGTTTAaaaaatatagttgaagatgagaATATATTAAATcactaaaaaataataatttatattatttataaaaaaaatgagttagGAGTATGTTGGAGATATTGTATGAGTCGAGAAATAGTTAAGAAAAGTAGAGTAATAGTCTTTTTCATTTCAATAATGAAGGGGAGCATCACAATTAATTTTACAAAAATCAAATGACAAAAATGAATATGCAGCAGGTTAGCAACCAAGAGTATATAGCAAGCAAATGAGGAAGCTATATCTATTATTGTACTATGTACTACGTACGTAGCTAGGAGATTAATGAATTAATTATGTACCTTGGGAATTTATTGTTCTTGACAGACTTTTGTCCATATTTTCTCCATCTGTAGCCATCATCTAATATATCAACTTGGCTCCTTGTTTGGAAAGCATATCTACACTTTTTATTCTTCTTCTTTTCATCCTTGTTTTCATCGCCATCATTACTGCTATTACTTAGATGATCAGGATTAGTGCTTCTCTTTGAAGAATCTTGTGATACAATATCTGCTGCAGCTGGGCCTCCCATACTAACCATTAGCTCCAAGAAGCTCCCATTTTGCTGGACGCTTGCATCATCTTCAACTTGATGAGAATTGTATATATTGTTTAGTGACATGGCTGaagtttgatgaaacattttTTGGTGGAATAAGGATATATTGTTAGGACTGCTactatatttatgtatatatatgcgcAGTAGCAAAGGAGGAGGATAAGATGCGCAATTGTCAATACTCGATATATATGAGTTTGTGGCTCATGCATATAGTCGACATGTGACATTATTAGTTTaagtaaaattaaattaaataaattattaaaagagAAAGGCGGCGGCAGCCTCATGCAAGCAAAGATTAGTACTTTTCTACCGTGCGTTTACTATTCCATTCAACTCTTTTTGATCATCTTTTTCTATTCAGGGAGAGCATGTGTTATATACACACGCGAGAGGAGGGGGACTTACTGTTCACTGCGGTTCAAATCTGAAGTTTGATTAGGTTTTCAACAACCGTTAACTGGGGAGGAGATACATGAATCAGATTTCTGTATTACAATCGCTGTTAACCGTATTTAATTATTTACCGTTACGTACATCACGGTGCTACCAGATGTCGATTCTGTTTTTTGAAGCCAGAAGAAATATGTAGCATGAATGTGCTTCTGCACCCTTTTTTGCTTTAACTGCACCTGTGCATGCAATGCATACATGAGATGTAAATTATATTTGGAATATTGTACAAAAAAATTTCTAACttcataaaattaatatatatatatatatatatatatatatatatataaactaacAATGAGCTAATAGTCGTTCCTGCAGAGGCTAAAGTCAAAAATGAACGAATGATGAGTTGAATAATTAGATGAATAAACTCATTCTTTAACATACATAGATATTTATATTGTCGGATCGGTTTCGTATTATATAGCCGAAATAGTAAACACGCCGTTAAGATAGCCCACCGTGAATTTTATGGGGGCGTCTTTGTTTAAAATTAACATGATTTAGGTTGGTTGTATAGTAAAACTCTTTTTTTTGGTCCGAAAACTGTCTTTTAGTGTACTAAAAAGTCAAAAATGACCAGCCAAAGGTAATGTATAATTTTGATTTATACTAGTACTAATAATATAGTGACGTATCTGCGGGGTCCAGATTCTATTTCAAAGTTTTAGTCTCCAGATTCTTATTCAAAGTTTTAGTCTAAAACTTTTAGTAAAGTACGGAACAGTGATTCCAATTATAAATATTTTGTCCAAAGTACAAATCACATAACATATACTCATGTACTGAAGTATTGGGAAATTTTATTTCCAGATATGTTTTTTTGTTTTCACAGCTAACATGGGGCAATAATCacctaaataaaaaaaataatttgaggaTAATTCAGTGTTTTCTCTTAAATTTGTTCTGGAAATTAAATATTTTCTCGAGAAATATAATTTCCCGAATATTTTGTCTTTTTTTATTTATACACGTCGTGGCAATCAGAAGTTCTTCATGTATGGAAAATGTTAATTTAAG from Apium graveolens cultivar Ventura chromosome 5, ASM990537v1, whole genome shotgun sequence includes the following:
- the LOC141660984 gene encoding putative WRKY transcription factor 75 produces the protein MSLNNIYNSHQVEDDASVQQNGSFLELMVSMGGPAAADIVSQDSSKRSTNPDHLSNSSNDGDENKDEKKKNKKCRYAFQTRSQVDILDDGYRWRKYGQKSVKNNKFPRSYYRCTNQGCNVKKQVQRLSRDDGVVVTTYEGMHSHPLERSTDNFENILTRMQIYHTTI